The Collimonas fungivorans Ter331 genome has a segment encoding these proteins:
- the fahA gene encoding fumarylacetoacetase, which translates to MKTDTMQTNDPALKSFIPTPAESHFPIQNLPFGVFSDAANPAARVGVAIGDQIVDLAALAEAGLLSVNAEVFRKASLNPFIALGRPTWRSTRAAVSELLRDDNLQLRDNQALRAKAFIAQDQATMHLPLDIPGYTDFYSSKEHATNVGSMFRDPANALLPNWLHIPIGYNGRASSVVVSGTPLQRPMGQLKLPAADAPIFGACRKLDFELETGFIIGQPNALGEPIDIANAEQHIFGMVLLNDWSARDLQQWEYVPLGPFNSKSFATSISPWVVTLDALEPFRVASPAQQPEPLPYLRQNGKNGYDITLEVSLKPAETAAAQTICRTNFKAMYWTMVQQLAHHTVSGCNTRIGDLMGSGTISGSTPESFGSLLELTWNGKNPLALADGVQRSFIQDGDEVGMTGWCQGDGYRIGFGAVSGKILPARG; encoded by the coding sequence ATGAAAACAGACACCATGCAAACCAACGATCCCGCGCTGAAATCCTTTATCCCGACTCCGGCGGAGTCGCATTTTCCGATCCAGAATTTACCGTTTGGCGTGTTCAGCGATGCAGCCAATCCAGCTGCGCGCGTCGGCGTTGCAATCGGCGACCAGATAGTGGACCTGGCCGCACTGGCTGAAGCCGGTTTGCTCAGCGTCAACGCAGAAGTGTTCCGCAAGGCCAGCCTGAACCCGTTCATCGCATTGGGCCGTCCAACCTGGCGCAGCACCCGCGCCGCCGTCAGCGAACTGCTGCGCGATGACAACCTGCAGCTGCGCGACAACCAGGCCCTGCGCGCCAAGGCATTCATCGCCCAGGACCAGGCAACCATGCACCTGCCGCTGGACATTCCTGGCTACACCGATTTCTATTCGTCGAAAGAACACGCCACCAACGTCGGCTCCATGTTCCGCGACCCCGCCAACGCGCTGCTGCCGAACTGGCTGCACATCCCGATCGGCTACAACGGCCGCGCCAGCTCGGTGGTGGTCAGCGGCACGCCGCTGCAGCGGCCGATGGGCCAGCTTAAACTGCCGGCCGCCGACGCGCCAATCTTCGGCGCCTGCCGCAAGCTCGACTTCGAACTGGAAACCGGCTTCATCATCGGCCAGCCTAACGCATTGGGCGAACCGATCGACATCGCCAATGCGGAACAGCATATCTTCGGCATGGTCCTGCTCAACGACTGGAGCGCGCGCGACCTGCAGCAATGGGAATATGTGCCGCTCGGACCGTTCAACAGCAAATCGTTCGCCACTTCCATTTCGCCATGGGTAGTCACGCTGGATGCATTGGAGCCGTTCCGCGTCGCCAGTCCGGCGCAGCAGCCTGAGCCGCTCCCTTACCTGCGACAGAACGGCAAGAATGGCTACGACATTACGCTGGAAGTCTCGCTCAAGCCGGCTGAAACCGCCGCAGCGCAAACCATCTGCCGCACCAATTTCAAAGCCATGTACTGGACCATGGTGCAGCAACTGGCGCACCACACGGTCTCGGGCTGCAACACCCGCATCGGCGACCTGATGGGTTCAGGCACCATCAGCGGCAGCACGCCGGAATCGTTCGGCAGCCTGCTGGAACTGACCTGGAACGGCAAGAACCCGCTGGCCCTGGCGGACGGCGTGCAGCGCAGTTTTATCCAGGACGGCGATGAAGTAGGGATGACAGGCTGGTGCCAGGGCGACGGTTACCGCATCGGCTTCGGTGCAGTCAGCGGCAAGATATTGCCGGCGCGCGGCTGA
- the hmgA gene encoding homogentisate 1,2-dioxygenase yields the protein MENTFLYQSGFCNDFASEALPGALPATQNSPQKAPYGLYAEQLSGTAFTAPRAHNRRSWLYRIRPGAMHHAFEKVSQPLLASGPFTQVDTPPDQLRWNPLPMPADGQAVDFIDGIVTFAGNGDAAAQAGMAIHLYAANRSMHDRFFYDADGELLIVPQLGRLLARTELGVLEVKPGEIVVIPRGMRFRIELPDGSARGYICENYGAAFQLPELGPIGSNGLANARDFQAPVAAYENREGEFQLLAKFGGKLWTARIGHSPLDVVAWHGNYVPYKYDLSLFNTINTVSFDHPDPSIFTVLTSPSDTHGTANVDFVIFPPRWMVAEHTFRPPWFHRNVMSEYMGLILGAYDAKADGFTPGGGSLHNCMSGHGPDAATFDKASSATLAPHRIDNTMAFMFESRYVIHPTPYALATPLLQKDYLQCWHGLQKHFNGQP from the coding sequence ATGGAAAACACCTTCCTTTACCAATCGGGATTCTGCAACGATTTCGCCAGCGAAGCCTTGCCCGGCGCCTTGCCGGCCACCCAGAATTCGCCGCAGAAAGCGCCTTACGGCCTGTACGCGGAGCAGCTGTCCGGCACCGCATTCACCGCGCCGCGCGCACACAACCGGCGCTCGTGGCTGTACCGCATCCGCCCGGGCGCGATGCATCATGCCTTTGAAAAGGTGTCGCAGCCTTTGTTGGCCAGCGGCCCGTTCACCCAGGTCGATACGCCGCCCGACCAGCTGCGCTGGAATCCGTTGCCGATGCCGGCCGACGGCCAGGCTGTCGATTTCATCGATGGCATCGTTACTTTCGCCGGCAACGGCGATGCGGCCGCCCAGGCCGGGATGGCGATCCACCTGTATGCAGCGAACCGTTCCATGCATGACCGTTTCTTTTACGATGCCGACGGCGAACTGCTGATCGTGCCGCAGCTGGGGCGCCTGCTGGCCCGGACCGAACTCGGCGTGCTGGAAGTCAAGCCGGGCGAAATCGTGGTGATCCCGCGCGGCATGCGTTTCCGCATCGAACTGCCGGATGGCAGCGCGCGCGGTTATATCTGCGAGAACTATGGCGCGGCGTTCCAGCTGCCGGAACTGGGTCCGATCGGTTCCAACGGCCTGGCCAATGCGCGCGATTTCCAGGCGCCAGTGGCGGCTTATGAAAACAGGGAAGGCGAGTTCCAGCTGCTGGCCAAGTTCGGCGGGAAGCTATGGACCGCGCGCATCGGCCATTCGCCGCTGGACGTGGTGGCCTGGCATGGCAACTACGTACCCTATAAATACGACCTGAGCCTGTTCAACACCATCAACACGGTCAGTTTCGATCATCCCGATCCATCCATCTTCACGGTGCTGACCTCGCCCTCGGATACCCACGGCACCGCGAATGTCGATTTCGTGATTTTCCCGCCGCGTTGGATGGTGGCCGAACACACCTTCCGGCCGCCATGGTTCCACCGCAACGTCATGAGCGAATACATGGGCCTGATCCTCGGCGCCTACGACGCCAAGGCCGACGGCTTCACCCCCGGCGGCGGCAGCCTGCACAACTGCATGAGCGGCCACGGCCCGGACGCGGCGACTTTCGACAAGGCATCCAGCGCGACGTTGGCGCCGCACCGCATCGACAATACAATGGCCTTCATGTTTGAAAGCCGCTACGTGATTCATCCGACGCCTTATGCACTGGCGACGCCGCTGCTGCAGAAAGACTACCTGCAATGCTGGCACGGCCTGCAAAAGCATTTCAACGGTCAACCTTAA
- a CDS encoding MFS transporter — MAIATNSSPIDIPALIDRSRIGSFQIIMLALCAICLIIDGFDVQAMGYVAPAIIQEWGIAKANLGPVFGAGLFGMLLGSLAFSILADRIGRRPVLIAATLFFAACMLLTPLAASVEQLIALRFITGLGLGAIMPNAMALAGEYSPVRKRVTLMMLVSCGFTLGAVLGGLLSAALIPRFGWQSVFHVGGVVPLVIGVLMIFLLPESMQFLVLRGKRLEQVGKWLRRIDPVVVIDQDTRYVVNEKAGKGAPMLQLFQEGRAKVTILLWIINFMNLVNLYFLSNWLPTIVKDAGLSTATAVMAGTTLQIGGTLGTLIMGQLIDRSGFRRVLIPVFLVAGLAVFLIGRPEISLLFLFASIFVAGFCIVGGQPAVNALAGTYYPTTLRSTGIGWSLGVGRIGSIVGPVLGGELIRLNWPNSTIFIVLAVPALVSAVMLMLMQETSLRSKAQAVVAH, encoded by the coding sequence ATGGCGATTGCGACAAATAGCAGCCCGATTGATATTCCCGCCCTGATCGACCGCAGCCGCATCGGCAGCTTCCAGATCATCATGCTGGCGCTGTGCGCCATCTGCCTGATCATCGACGGTTTCGACGTCCAGGCCATGGGCTATGTGGCGCCTGCCATCATCCAGGAATGGGGCATCGCCAAGGCCAACCTCGGGCCGGTGTTCGGCGCCGGCCTGTTCGGCATGCTGCTCGGTTCACTGGCGTTCAGCATCCTGGCCGACCGCATCGGCCGCCGTCCGGTGCTGATCGCCGCCACCTTGTTCTTCGCCGCCTGCATGCTGCTGACGCCGCTGGCCGCGAGCGTGGAGCAGCTGATCGCCTTGCGTTTTATTACCGGACTCGGGCTGGGGGCGATCATGCCGAATGCGATGGCGCTGGCCGGCGAGTACAGCCCGGTGCGCAAGCGCGTAACCCTGATGATGCTGGTGTCCTGCGGTTTTACGCTGGGCGCGGTGCTGGGCGGCTTGCTGTCGGCGGCGCTGATCCCGCGTTTCGGCTGGCAGTCGGTATTCCATGTCGGCGGCGTGGTGCCGCTGGTGATCGGCGTGCTGATGATTTTCCTGCTGCCAGAGTCGATGCAGTTTCTGGTCTTGCGCGGCAAGCGGCTGGAGCAGGTCGGCAAGTGGCTGCGCCGTATCGATCCCGTGGTCGTGATCGACCAGGACACCCGTTACGTCGTCAACGAAAAAGCCGGCAAGGGCGCGCCCATGCTGCAGCTGTTCCAGGAGGGCCGGGCCAAGGTCACGATCCTGTTGTGGATCATCAATTTCATGAACCTGGTTAACCTGTATTTCCTGTCGAACTGGCTGCCGACGATTGTCAAGGACGCCGGCCTCTCGACCGCCACCGCGGTGATGGCCGGCACCACCCTGCAGATCGGCGGCACGCTCGGCACCCTGATCATGGGCCAGCTGATCGACCGCTCCGGTTTCCGCCGCGTGCTGATCCCGGTGTTCCTGGTCGCGGGCCTGGCAGTATTCCTGATCGGCCGTCCCGAAATTTCGTTGCTGTTCCTGTTTGCCAGCATCTTCGTCGCCGGCTTCTGCATTGTCGGCGGCCAGCCGGCGGTCAATGCGCTGGCAGGTACTTACTACCCGACCACCTTGCGTTCCACCGGCATCGGCTGGAGCCTGGGCGTCGGCCGCATCGGTTCCATCGTCGGCCCGGTGCTGGGCGGCGAGCTGATCCGCCTGAACTGGCCCAACAGCACCATCTTCATCGTGCTGGCGGTGCCGGCGCTGGTGTCGGCGGTGATGCTGATGCTGATGCAGGAAACTTCTCTCCGCAGCAAAGCGCAAGCCGTCGTTGCGCATTAA
- a CDS encoding LysR family transcriptional regulator, protein MDRLESLRVFCQVVELNSFSRAAEQLEMSNATITNHIAALERHFGVRLLNRTTRKISLTDDGHSCYQRAQRLLGDMSELEDGLQGRRVTPQGILRVDVPTVIARIYLAPALSRFAELYPELSIRLNVGDRMVDMVEGRGDVWIRIGELKDSSMVARRIYQTRNLCCASPAFLAQHGVPQTPQQLGDFRCLAFIHPNSGQNVPWTFSKGKQELSWAPPANIAINHAETLIHAAASGAGIVQLLTLSLNPQIRAGLLAPVLADWATPGPPVSVVYHQSHQLSAKVRVFVDFVTELFAAID, encoded by the coding sequence ATGGACAGGCTGGAATCGTTACGGGTGTTTTGCCAGGTGGTGGAACTGAACAGCTTCAGCCGCGCGGCTGAACAGCTGGAGATGTCGAACGCCACCATCACCAACCATATCGCCGCCCTCGAACGGCATTTCGGCGTGCGCCTGCTGAACCGCACCACCCGCAAGATTTCGCTGACCGACGATGGCCACAGCTGTTACCAGCGCGCGCAACGCCTGCTGGGCGACATGAGCGAACTGGAAGACGGACTGCAAGGCCGGCGCGTGACGCCGCAAGGCATCTTGCGCGTCGATGTGCCGACCGTGATTGCGCGCATTTACCTGGCGCCGGCCCTGTCGCGTTTTGCCGAACTGTATCCGGAACTGTCGATCAGGCTGAATGTGGGCGACCGCATGGTCGACATGGTGGAGGGCCGCGGCGATGTCTGGATCCGGATCGGCGAACTGAAGGATTCGAGCATGGTGGCGCGCCGCATCTACCAGACCCGCAACCTGTGCTGCGCCTCGCCCGCTTTCCTGGCGCAGCACGGCGTCCCGCAGACGCCGCAGCAACTCGGCGATTTCCGCTGCCTGGCGTTCATCCACCCCAACAGCGGCCAGAACGTGCCGTGGACCTTCAGCAAGGGCAAGCAGGAATTAAGCTGGGCGCCGCCCGCCAATATCGCGATCAACCACGCGGAAACCCTGATCCATGCGGCCGCCAGCGGCGCCGGCATCGTCCAGCTGCTGACGCTGTCGCTCAATCCGCAGATCCGCGCCGGCCTGCTGGCGCCAGTATTGGCGGACTGGGCCACGCCGGGGCCGCCGGTGTCGGTGGTGTATCACCAGAGCCATCAGTTGTCGGCCAAGGTGAGGGTTTTTGTCGATTTTGTTACAGAGCTGTTTGCCGCTATCGATTAG
- a CDS encoding DMT family transporter, translating into MHWVYLLIAIVAEVIATSALKASAEFTRLLPSIVVVVGYLTAFYFLSLTLRTLPVAIVYAMWSGIGIALIALVGWLFLKQSLDAAALLGIGLIVSGVLVLNVFSKSVSH; encoded by the coding sequence ATGCATTGGGTCTATCTATTGATCGCCATCGTCGCCGAAGTGATTGCCACCAGTGCCCTGAAAGCCAGCGCCGAATTCACGCGGCTACTGCCGTCGATCGTGGTGGTGGTGGGTTACCTGACCGCCTTCTATTTCCTGTCGCTGACCTTGCGCACCTTGCCGGTGGCGATCGTGTATGCGATGTGGTCGGGCATCGGCATTGCGCTGATCGCGCTGGTCGGCTGGCTGTTCCTGAAGCAGAGCCTGGATGCCGCGGCTCTGCTCGGCATCGGCCTGATCGTTTCCGGCGTGCTGGTGCTGAACGTATTTTCGAAGTCGGTCTCGCACTAA
- a CDS encoding serine/threonine protein kinase, whose protein sequence is MTIPSPASFSTLTPDTVLDALDSIGLHGDGRLLALNSYENRVYQIGMEQGPPLVAKFYRPQRWSDEAILEEHGFVQELVEREIPVVAAWAAGDGRTLHQFDGFRFAVFPRHGGRAPELEDSATLEWLGRFLGRIHAVGALRGYQHRPTLDIVSFGEEPSAFLLANGFVPEDLLEAYRSTVTQALDGVRRCFERAGSVGALRLHGDCHGSNVLWTDAGPHFVDFDDSRMGPAVQDLWMLLSGERRDMVQQMGSLLAGYEDFCDFDTRELYLIEALRTLRLIHYAAWIARRWDDPAFAVAFPWFNTQRYWQDRVLELREQIALMDEPPLWQT, encoded by the coding sequence ATGACTATCCCAAGCCCCGCTTCATTCTCTACCCTGACTCCCGACACCGTGCTGGACGCGCTCGACAGCATCGGCTTGCACGGCGACGGCCGCCTGCTGGCGCTCAACAGCTATGAAAACCGCGTGTACCAGATCGGCATGGAGCAAGGGCCGCCGCTGGTGGCCAAGTTCTACCGGCCGCAGCGCTGGAGCGACGAAGCCATCCTGGAAGAGCACGGTTTCGTGCAGGAGCTGGTGGAACGCGAGATTCCGGTGGTAGCCGCATGGGCGGCGGGAGACGGGCGCACCCTGCATCAGTTCGACGGCTTTCGTTTTGCCGTGTTTCCGCGCCACGGCGGCCGCGCGCCGGAACTGGAGGACAGCGCCACGCTGGAATGGCTGGGCCGCTTCCTCGGCCGCATTCATGCAGTCGGCGCGCTCCGCGGCTACCAGCACCGGCCGACCCTGGACATCGTCAGTTTCGGCGAAGAACCTAGCGCTTTCTTGTTGGCCAACGGCTTTGTGCCGGAGGATCTGCTGGAAGCCTATCGCAGCACCGTGACCCAAGCGCTTGATGGCGTACGCCGCTGTTTCGAACGCGCCGGCAGCGTCGGCGCCTTGCGCCTGCATGGCGATTGCCACGGCAGCAATGTATTGTGGACCGACGCCGGACCGCACTTCGTCGACTTCGACGACAGCCGCATGGGGCCGGCGGTACAGGATCTGTGGATGCTGCTGTCGGGCGAGCGGCGCGACATGGTGCAGCAGATGGGTTCTTTGCTGGCCGGTTATGAAGATTTCTGCGATTTCGATACGCGCGAGCTATACCTGATCGAGGCACTGCGCACCTTGCGCCTGATCCATTACGCAGCATGGATAGCGCGGCGCTGGGACGACCCGGCTTTCGCCGTGGCCTTCCCCTGGTTCAATACCCAGCGCTACTGGCAGGACCGGGTGCTGGAGTTGCGCGAGCAGATCGCGCTGATGGATGAACCGCCGCTGTGGCAGACATGA
- a CDS encoding VOC family protein encodes MPAIALNHYNLRAPRALLLQLKEFYCEVIGLQAGARPPFDNFGFWLYAGDQAVLHLSEARAGDIRHTDTATTFDHVAFSCVDPEQMEACLQAHALPYQVAFVPTMQQKQIFLRDPAGNGVELNFAHLS; translated from the coding sequence GTGCCAGCCATCGCCCTCAACCACTACAACCTGCGCGCGCCGCGTGCGCTGTTATTGCAGCTGAAGGAATTCTATTGCGAAGTGATCGGCCTGCAAGCCGGCGCGCGGCCGCCTTTCGACAATTTCGGATTCTGGCTGTATGCCGGCGACCAGGCCGTGCTGCACCTGAGCGAAGCGCGCGCCGGCGATATCCGGCATACCGATACGGCCACCACCTTCGATCATGTCGCCTTCAGCTGCGTCGATCCGGAGCAAATGGAAGCTTGCCTGCAAGCGCATGCACTGCCTTACCAAGTGGCGTTTGTGCCGACTATGCAGCAAAAACAGATCTTCTTGCGCGATCCGGCCGGGAACGGCGTGGAATTGAATTTCGCGCATTTAAGCTAA
- a CDS encoding DNA ligase, whose protein sequence is MHALSPNVSPILARFLSTLLLCLFFGRPSIAAPATPPAAPPLMLANIYHPGITLADYWVSEKLDGVRGYWDGEKLLTRGGQRINAPPWFTAGWPKTPLDGELWAGRQQFSHAVSTVRREMPDDAAWRRMRFMVFDLPAHPGSFDQRLAALQSTLAKLAVPWLQPVAQSKLNDHAALRRLLQQTVRQGGEGLMLHRGASLYRAQRSDDLLKVKTHEDAEARVIAHLPGKGKYQGMLGALLVETPDGLRFKLGSGFSDEQRRRPPALGSVVTYRFRGLNDSGIPRFASFMRVYEQQ, encoded by the coding sequence ATGCATGCGTTATCGCCCAATGTTTCGCCCATCCTCGCCAGATTCCTGAGTACCCTGCTGCTTTGCCTCTTTTTCGGCCGGCCATCCATCGCAGCGCCGGCGACGCCTCCCGCAGCACCGCCGCTGATGCTGGCCAATATCTACCATCCCGGTATCACCCTGGCCGACTATTGGGTCAGCGAAAAACTGGACGGCGTGCGCGGCTACTGGGACGGCGAGAAATTGCTGACGCGCGGCGGCCAGCGGATAAACGCCCCGCCCTGGTTCACCGCCGGCTGGCCAAAAACGCCGCTGGACGGTGAACTCTGGGCCGGCCGCCAACAGTTCAGCCATGCGGTTTCCACCGTACGCCGCGAGATGCCCGACGATGCCGCCTGGCGCCGCATGCGCTTCATGGTGTTTGACCTGCCGGCGCATCCCGGCAGTTTCGACCAACGCCTGGCCGCCTTGCAAAGCACGCTCGCCAAACTTGCCGTCCCCTGGCTGCAGCCGGTGGCGCAGAGCAAGCTGAACGACCACGCGGCCTTACGGCGTTTGCTGCAGCAAACCGTCAGGCAAGGCGGCGAAGGCTTGATGCTGCACCGGGGCGCGTCGCTGTACCGGGCGCAACGCAGCGACGACCTGCTCAAGGTAAAAACCCATGAAGATGCCGAAGCCAGGGTCATCGCCCACCTGCCCGGCAAGGGGAAATACCAGGGCATGCTGGGCGCTTTGCTGGTGGAAACGCCGGACGGCCTGCGTTTCAAGCTCGGCAGCGGCTTCAGCGACGAGCAGCGGCGCCGGCCTCCGGCCCTTGGCAGCGTCGTGACTTACCGCTTCCGTGGCTTGAACGACAGCGGCATACCGCGCTTCGCCAGCTTCATGCGGGTCTACGAACAACAGTAG
- a CDS encoding GNAT family N-acetyltransferase has product MKIRALTPADLASYRQLRLESILDSPSSFVPTLEEESAVPEEQMAARLKAGPFQVIYGAFQGEVLVGTVGLVRDSRSKIYHRATVVGVYVTPEARASGAAQGMFEAVIAHARAIPELVQLDLKVNTVNPRARALYAKLGFVSCGIDHRALYIDGQFHDEERMALYLDAA; this is encoded by the coding sequence ATGAAAATCAGAGCATTAACCCCGGCAGACCTTGCTTCCTACCGCCAGCTGAGGCTGGAATCCATTCTTGACTCGCCGTCTTCATTCGTACCCACGCTTGAGGAAGAAAGCGCGGTGCCGGAAGAGCAGATGGCGGCGCGTTTGAAAGCGGGTCCTTTTCAGGTGATTTACGGCGCGTTTCAAGGCGAGGTCCTGGTCGGCACCGTCGGTTTGGTGCGCGACTCCCGTTCCAAGATTTATCACCGGGCCACCGTCGTCGGCGTCTATGTCACGCCAGAGGCGCGCGCCAGCGGCGCGGCGCAAGGCATGTTCGAGGCGGTTATCGCCCATGCGAGGGCTATCCCGGAACTGGTCCAGCTGGACTTGAAAGTCAATACCGTCAATCCTCGCGCCCGGGCGCTGTATGCCAAACTGGGATTTGTTTCTTGCGGCATCGACCACCGGGCCCTGTACATAGACGGGCAGTTTCATGACGAAGAACGCATGGCCCTGTATCTCGATGCGGCATAG
- a CDS encoding UPF0149 family protein yields the protein MNLDEPLSDKEFDELDDFLLSDRCAEDSMTMDTLHGYLTALVIGPEQVLLGEWLPHVWGPSLKDAPKFKSDKEYEKIVGLIARYMNEIAVTLEVAPKEYEPLFCEQEYEGKSLLDGEAWTWGFWEGINLRAKAWEPIWHSNLATVVRPIYLLGAEELEEEEMALREDPVQRHKLAVEVEAAIPEIYRYWLPHRKSAVTTIQRETPKVGRNDECPCGSGKKFKKCCGVDSKED from the coding sequence ATGAATCTCGACGAACCCCTCTCAGACAAAGAATTTGACGAACTGGACGACTTCCTGTTGTCCGATCGTTGTGCTGAAGACAGCATGACCATGGATACCCTGCACGGCTACCTGACGGCGCTGGTGATCGGTCCGGAGCAGGTGTTGCTGGGCGAATGGCTGCCGCATGTGTGGGGGCCATCGCTGAAGGATGCGCCGAAATTCAAGTCCGACAAGGAATATGAAAAGATCGTCGGCCTGATAGCGCGCTACATGAATGAAATCGCGGTCACGCTGGAAGTCGCGCCGAAAGAATACGAACCGCTGTTTTGCGAACAGGAATACGAAGGCAAGTCGCTGCTCGATGGCGAAGCCTGGACCTGGGGTTTCTGGGAAGGCATCAACCTGCGCGCCAAAGCCTGGGAGCCGATCTGGCATTCCAACCTGGCGACGGTGGTGCGACCGATCTACCTGCTGGGCGCCGAAGAGCTGGAAGAAGAGGAAATGGCGCTGCGCGAAGACCCGGTGCAGCGCCACAAGCTGGCGGTGGAAGTGGAAGCGGCGATTCCGGAAATCTACCGCTATTGGCTGCCGCACCGTAAATCCGCAGTGACCACCATCCAGCGCGAAACGCCGAAAGTCGGCCGCAATGACGAATGCCCTTGCGGCAGCGGCAAGAAATTCAAGAAATGCTGCGGCGTCGATTCAAAGGAAGATTAA
- the orn gene encoding oligoribonuclease — protein MSQAADVSTAIAATTAIPAAPVRPNEFNLIWVDMEMTGLNPDSDRIIEVAVVVTDPQLNILAEGPVFAIHQADEIMDGMDAWNKGTHGRSGLIEKVKNSTVTESEAELALIEFLKKYVPNGKSPMCGNTICQDRRFMARGMPKLEAFFHYRNLDVSTLKELCRRWKPELASGFKKHQKHTALADIIESIEELRYYREHFIKE, from the coding sequence ATGTCACAAGCCGCCGACGTATCTACTGCCATCGCCGCTACCACCGCAATTCCAGCGGCGCCGGTGCGGCCTAACGAATTCAACCTGATCTGGGTCGACATGGAAATGACCGGCCTCAATCCGGACAGCGACCGCATCATTGAAGTAGCGGTGGTGGTGACAGATCCGCAACTGAACATCCTGGCCGAAGGCCCGGTATTTGCAATCCATCAGGCGGACGAAATCATGGATGGCATGGATGCCTGGAACAAGGGCACCCACGGCCGCTCCGGCCTGATCGAAAAAGTGAAAAACTCGACCGTGACCGAAAGCGAGGCCGAACTGGCCCTGATCGAGTTCCTGAAGAAATACGTGCCGAACGGCAAGTCTCCCATGTGCGGCAACACCATTTGCCAGGACCGCCGCTTCATGGCGCGCGGCATGCCCAAGCTGGAGGCATTTTTCCACTACCGCAACCTGGACGTGTCGACCCTGAAGGAACTGTGCCGCCGCTGGAAGCCGGAACTGGCCAGCGGTTTCAAGAAGCACCAGAAGCATACCGCGCTGGCGGACATCATCGAATCGATTGAAGAGCTGCGCTATTACCGCGAGCATTTCATCAAGGAATAA
- a CDS encoding M48 family metallopeptidase codes for MSSFAFSVLFVVFLAITLVVRFWLSSRQIRHVLAHRSAVPAEFAEKIPLAAHQRAADYTVAKTKFGLFSMLVSAAVLIGFTLLGGLQWLSSAMFNWAGPGMVYQIGLLVAFALISGLIDLPLDYYKQFVLEARFGFNKMTVKLFFADMLKSSLIGAAIGLPLIWVILQLMAKSGGLWWFYAWLVFSAFQLLMLVLFPTVIAPLFNKFTPLNDDSLRDRIEGLMKRVGFASKGLFVMDGSKRSAHGNAYFSGFGAGKRIVFFDTLLARLAPHEIEAVLAHELGHFKLKHIVKRIVVMFAISLAFLALLGYLKQQLWFYTGLGVNPLLLADLSNNDAMALILFMLALPIFTFLLSPLSSISSRKHEFEADAFAAKHTDANDLVAALVKLYEDNASTLTPDPLHSAFYDSHPPASVRINKLASKLINKPSVAHG; via the coding sequence ATGTCTTCATTTGCATTTTCGGTTTTGTTTGTGGTTTTCCTGGCAATCACCCTGGTGGTGCGCTTTTGGCTGAGTTCGCGCCAGATCCGGCATGTTTTGGCCCATCGCAGCGCGGTGCCGGCTGAATTCGCCGAAAAGATCCCGCTGGCGGCCCACCAGCGCGCTGCCGACTATACCGTCGCCAAGACCAAATTCGGCCTGTTTTCGATGCTGGTGAGCGCCGCCGTGCTGATCGGCTTCACCCTGCTGGGCGGTTTGCAATGGCTGTCCAGCGCCATGTTCAACTGGGCCGGTCCCGGCATGGTCTATCAGATTGGCCTGCTGGTGGCGTTTGCCTTGATTTCCGGCCTGATCGACCTGCCTCTCGATTATTACAAGCAATTCGTGCTCGAAGCCCGTTTCGGGTTCAACAAGATGACGGTCAAGCTGTTTTTCGCCGACATGCTGAAGAGCAGCCTGATCGGCGCCGCCATCGGCCTGCCGCTGATCTGGGTGATATTGCAGCTGATGGCGAAGTCGGGCGGCCTCTGGTGGTTCTACGCCTGGCTGGTGTTCAGCGCTTTCCAGCTGCTGATGCTGGTGCTGTTCCCGACCGTGATCGCACCGCTGTTCAACAAATTCACCCCGCTCAACGACGACAGCCTGCGCGACCGCATCGAAGGCTTGATGAAACGGGTCGGCTTCGCCTCCAAGGGCCTGTTCGTGATGGATGGCTCCAAGCGCAGCGCCCACGGCAACGCCTACTTCTCGGGCTTCGGCGCCGGCAAGCGCATCGTGTTTTTCGATACCCTGCTGGCGCGCCTGGCGCCGCATGAGATTGAAGCAGTGCTGGCGCACGAATTGGGCCATTTCAAGCTGAAGCACATCGTCAAGCGGATTGTCGTGATGTTCGCGATTTCGCTGGCGTTCCTGGCCTTGCTCGGTTACCTGAAGCAGCAACTGTGGTTCTACACCGGCCTCGGCGTCAATCCGCTGCTGCTGGCCGACCTCAGCAACAACGATGCGATGGCGCTGATCCTGTTCATGCTGGCGCTGCCGATCTTCACTTTCCTGCTGTCGCCGCTGTCGTCGATCAGTTCGCGCAAACACGAATTCGAAGCCGACGCCTTCGCCGCCAAGCACACCGACGCCAACGACCTGGTGGCGGCGCTGGTCAAGCTGTATGAAGACAATGCCTCGACCCTGACGCCGGATCCGCTGCACTCGGCGTTTTACGACTCGCACCCGCCAGCTTCGGTGCGCATCAACAAGTTGGCCAGTAAGTTGATCAACAAGCCATCGGTCGCCCATGGCTGA